A window of Streptomyces broussonetiae genomic DNA:
ACCGGTCGCGCCCGACCTGGACCAGCTCTTCGCGCTGCCCTCGGCGGCCGTGACCCTTCAGGCCGCGGCCGGTTTCACGCCCACCGGGGGCGGGGCGGTGTGCTTCGCGACGGTGGAGGGGGCCGCGTTCGAGCAGACGCACCGGGAGGTGCAGGCGCTGCTGGACGCGGACACCGACCGGACCGGTCCGCCGGTGGAACTGCGGCGGGACGACTACGGCTACTCGTGGCTGGTCTCCGAGCGGACCCCGGACCAACTGCCCCAGCTCGTCAACGATCTGCACGCGGTGAACAGTGCGATGGAGGTCAACGGCTTCGGCCCCCAGCTGCTGTGCTCGCTCGCGGCCTTCCAGGACGACGGAGGCCGCAGGCTGGCGCTGGTCTACCTCTACAAGCGGGGCACCTTCTACCCCTTCGCTCCTCTCGCCGGTGCCGGTGAACGGCGGGACAGTGCCCTGGAACTCCAGGTGAAGGCGACGCTCGCGAACGACCTCAGGATCGAGCAGGACCTGAGCCGCTGGTTCCCGGTGTGGGGCGCCCCCGGCCTGTGACCGGGGACGCCGTGGCTCACCTGCTCTTCTCCCGCTCCTGCCGGCGCACCTCGAAGGGGTGCTCCCGGCGGTAGCGGCGCTCCCACCGGGCGAGCCGGTCCCGGCGCTCGCGGTAGGCGCGGTAGCTGTCGGGCGCGGGCGGGGTGCCCGGGCCGGGGGGCGGTGGCGTGCCGGGCGAACCGCGTCCGTGCGTCGCGTGCAGGTACAGCAGGGCGACGGCGGCGAGCCACCACAGATGGTTGCCGATTCCGAGGATCACCAGGACGACGGTCCCGGACGCGACGATGCCACGCATGACGGACCTCCTCCGTGAGGTGAGGGTGGCTGGGGTGGAGTGTGTCGGCTTCGTGCCGTTTGATCAGCGTAGGGACGCCGCGACCCCACCCGCATCCCGTTTTCCGCCCGCCGCGGACTCGCCGCGAGTGCCCGCCCCCATGAGCGAAATCCCTTACGCCGCCCACGACTTCGACGGCGGAGGGCTCGGCGGGGTGCACGCCCGGCCGCCGGGC
This region includes:
- the pspAB gene encoding PspA-associated protein PspAB; amino-acid sequence: MGLLDILLGRTKPVAPDLDQLFALPSAAVTLQAAAGFTPTGGGAVCFATVEGAAFEQTHREVQALLDADTDRTGPPVELRRDDYGYSWLVSERTPDQLPQLVNDLHAVNSAMEVNGFGPQLLCSLAAFQDDGGRRLALVYLYKRGTFYPFAPLAGAGERRDSALELQVKATLANDLRIEQDLSRWFPVWGAPGL